Proteins encoded in a region of the Pseudanabaena sp. BC1403 genome:
- a CDS encoding phosphoribulokinase gives MSKKHPVISVTGSSGAGTSTVKRAFEHIFLMENIKAAIVEGDSYHKYNRVEMREVMKKATAEGRNMSHFGLEANVLDKLEALFKEYGETGNGQRRYYLHSTEEAEHHNGRLGTEAKPGEFTPWESIESDTDMLFYEGLHGGIVAKDIDVAQYVDLLVGVVPIVNLEWIQKIHRDNAERGYSAEAIVDTILRRMPDYVNYIAPQFSKTHINFQRVSTVDTSNPFICRDIPTLDESLVVIHTNRCFREKFNIDFPYLLDMIHDSFMSRHTTLVVPGGKMGFAMELILQPLIDSMLIESKKLRS, from the coding sequence TTGTCTAAAAAACATCCAGTTATTTCTGTAACAGGCTCGTCAGGGGCTGGTACTAGTACCGTTAAACGTGCTTTTGAACATATCTTTTTGATGGAAAATATTAAGGCAGCGATCGTCGAAGGCGATAGCTATCACAAATATAACCGTGTAGAGATGCGTGAAGTGATGAAGAAAGCTACGGCTGAAGGTCGCAACATGAGTCACTTCGGCTTAGAAGCAAATGTGTTAGATAAGCTAGAAGCACTCTTCAAGGAATATGGCGAGACTGGGAATGGGCAAAGACGTTACTATCTCCACAGTACCGAGGAAGCTGAGCATCACAATGGTCGCTTAGGTACTGAGGCAAAACCTGGAGAATTTACTCCTTGGGAAAGCATCGAATCTGACACAGATATGCTTTTCTATGAAGGTTTGCATGGTGGTATCGTTGCCAAAGATATTGACGTTGCTCAGTATGTTGATCTACTAGTGGGTGTAGTTCCCATTGTGAATTTGGAATGGATTCAAAAAATTCATCGTGATAATGCTGAACGTGGCTATAGTGCAGAGGCGATCGTCGATACAATTTTGCGTCGGATGCCAGATTATGTAAACTATATTGCACCTCAATTCTCGAAAACTCATATCAACTTCCAGCGTGTTTCGACTGTTGACACTTCCAATCCTTTCATCTGTCGCGATATTCCGACCCTCGACGAAAGTCTTGTTGTTATCCACACCAATCGTTGCTTCCGTGAAAAGTTTAATATTGACTTCCCTTACCTTCTCGACATGATTCATGATTCTTTCATGTCTCGTCATACGACCTTGGTTGTCCCTGGCGGCAAGATGGGCTTTGCAATGGAGTTGATTCTCCAGCCACTCATCGATTCAATGCTGATTGAATCGAAAAAGTTGAGATCATAA
- a CDS encoding glycosyltransferase family 4 protein: protein MSKLENLKIAIVHEWFVTYAGSERVVEQILNLFPHADLFAVVDFFNDFQRGFIQNKKVTTTFIQKLPFAKTKFRKYLPLMPLAIEQLDLSAYDLIISSSHAVAKGVLTAPHQLHISYVHSPIRYAWDLQHQYLKESNLDRGIKSWIARWILHQIRIWDTRTANGVDLFIANSKFIARRIQKVYRRSAEVIYPPVDLQNYTLCEQKQDFYLTASRLVPYKRIDLIVEAFSQMGDRQLIVIGDGEQMAKIRAKSSSNIKFLGHLEPDLLRGYMQNAKAFVFASEEDFGITPVEAQACGTPVIAYGRGGVSESVRGLDCDRPTGVFFAQQTVMSIREAVLEFEENSDRILPATCHENAMRFSTERFQTEFLEFVEQAWCDRS from the coding sequence ATGTCAAAACTCGAAAATCTCAAGATTGCGATCGTCCATGAATGGTTTGTGACCTATGCAGGATCGGAGCGCGTGGTCGAGCAAATTTTAAATTTATTTCCCCATGCCGATCTGTTTGCGGTCGTGGATTTTTTCAATGATTTTCAACGGGGATTTATTCAAAACAAAAAAGTTACAACTACTTTTATTCAAAAGCTTCCTTTCGCCAAAACAAAGTTTCGCAAATATTTGCCGCTCATGCCCTTAGCGATCGAGCAGCTAGATTTGTCAGCCTATGATCTCATTATTTCTAGTTCCCATGCTGTCGCCAAAGGAGTGCTGACAGCACCGCATCAATTACATATTTCCTATGTGCATTCACCAATTCGCTATGCTTGGGATTTGCAACATCAATATTTAAAAGAGTCAAATTTAGATCGTGGTATTAAAAGCTGGATTGCTAGATGGATTTTGCATCAGATCAGAATTTGGGATACGCGCACGGCAAACGGTGTTGATCTGTTTATCGCTAATTCCAAGTTTATCGCCCGTCGGATTCAAAAAGTCTATCGGCGATCGGCAGAAGTAATTTATCCACCTGTAGATCTGCAAAATTATACATTGTGCGAACAAAAGCAGGACTTCTATCTCACTGCGTCACGGTTGGTTCCCTATAAAAGGATTGATCTAATTGTGGAAGCATTTTCGCAAATGGGCGATCGCCAATTAATTGTGATTGGTGATGGCGAACAGATGGCAAAAATTCGTGCCAAATCAAGCAGTAATATCAAGTTTCTTGGGCATTTAGAACCAGATTTATTACGCGGATACATGCAAAATGCTAAAGCCTTTGTATTTGCATCTGAGGAAGATTTTGGGATTACGCCTGTAGAGGCTCAAGCCTGTGGCACGCCAGTAATTGCCTACGGTCGGGGTGGGGTAAGTGAATCAGTGCGCGGCTTAGACTGCGATCGCCCCACAGGTGTATTTTTTGCACAACAAACGGTGATGAGTATCCGTGAAGCTGTGCTTGAGTTTGAAGAGAATAGCGATCGCATTTTACCTGCGACTTGTCACGAAAATGCGATGCGCTTCTCAACGGAGAGATTTCAAACAGAGTTTTTGGAGTTTGTAGAACAGGCTTGGTGCGATCGATCATAA
- a CDS encoding Txe/YoeB family addiction module toxin: protein MRKVAFLARGFDEFSQWATQDKKIYSKIVTLIKDIHRDPFTGLGKPEALKHELSGLWSRRITDEHRLVYRVTDEEIAIISCKFHY from the coding sequence ATGAGAAAAGTAGCATTTTTAGCTCGTGGATTCGATGAATTTAGCCAATGGGCAACGCAAGACAAGAAAATTTACAGCAAAATCGTCACCCTCATCAAAGATATCCATCGCGATCCTTTCACTGGATTAGGTAAGCCCGAAGCATTAAAGCATGAGCTGTCAGGCTTGTGGTCGAGACGCATTACAGATGAACATCGCCTAGTGTATCGGGTAACAGACGAGGAGATCGCCATTATATCTTGTAAGTTTCACTATTAA
- a CDS encoding protein disulfide isomerase family protein — translation MKFRRLSSTLSSLGLAIASLASLSALTFSPHMTETAIAQEAAPTVTTTSSANEIALAKHLRKIGAKLYTAYWCPHCHHQKQRFGKEAVKHLEVVECDQRGVDPQTQLCRDKKVRAYPTWEINGKLYPGNHSLESIANFSKYRGNL, via the coding sequence ATGAAGTTTCGCCGATTATCTTCTACATTATCCTCCTTGGGTCTAGCGATCGCTAGTCTTGCCAGCCTCTCAGCGTTAACATTTTCCCCGCACATGACTGAGACTGCGATCGCCCAAGAAGCAGCTCCCACTGTGACAACAACATCCAGTGCCAATGAGATCGCCTTAGCCAAGCATTTACGTAAAATCGGCGCAAAGCTATATACCGCCTATTGGTGTCCCCATTGCCATCACCAAAAACAACGCTTTGGCAAGGAGGCTGTAAAACACTTAGAAGTCGTTGAATGCGATCAGCGCGGTGTCGATCCTCAGACCCAACTTTGCCGCGACAAGAAAGTGCGAGCTTATCCGACATGGGAGATCAACGGCAAACTCTATCCAGGAAACCACTCCCTAGAGAGTATTGCTAACTTCTCAAAATATCGTGGTAACTTGTAG
- the topA gene encoding type I DNA topoisomerase — MSTLVIVESPTKARTIRNFLPAGYRVEASMGHVRDLPQSASDIPAELKGTEWAKLGVNVDADFEPLYIVPDDKKKIVRELKSALKGVKELILATDEDREGESISWHLLQILQPKVPIKRMVFHEITSEAIKAALKDCRQIDDRLVHAQETRRILDRLVGYTLSPLLWKKIAWGLSAGRVQSVAVRVIVNRERERRAFKSGSYWDLKANLFAPKQEFPVQLVSVGGVNVATGKDFDEATGKIAKGRKVLLLDEAAAIALQQKLNGKVWSVSNLDERPTTRKPSPPFTTSTLQQEANRKLRLSARDSMRVAQALYEQGFITYMRTDSVHLSQQAITAARQCVTSMYGNNFLSKEPRQYVTKSKGAQEAHEAIRPAGATFRTPQETGLSGRELALYDLIWKRTVASQMEDARLTMLSVQLTVEDALFRASGKRIDFAGFFRAYVEGSDDPDAALEEKEVMLPPLKVGDHPVCRELNTVGHETQPPARFTEAALVKMLESEGIGRPSTYASIIGTICDRGYVQLVNNTLIPSFTAFAVTSLLEEHFPNLVDPSFTSKMEQTLDDISTGSVEWLPYLKKFYSGEQGLSGQVKSRDSLIDGESARTVRLEGLDDDVKVKIGKFGAYIQVGEGDRTVNSSIPQNLTPSDLVPEKIELLLKQKLEGPDQVGIHPELNEPIFMMMGQYGPYVQLGQATDAVPKPKRASLPKGMQPENVTVDIAVKLLALPRTLGAHPETGNRVFVNTGRFGPYVCHTKGNGDKDDNRSLKSTDDPYTITFERGLELLAQPKTLRGAAAAKVLKSLGKHPDDSEAIEILDGKYGAYVKHGKVNVSLTKEQTVEGLTLEEALSMLASKSGKSTSKRTKSASSETKKATTKKTTTKSTATKAATTKTAAKTTKKTTTKKAAATK, encoded by the coding sequence ATGTCTACTCTTGTCATTGTCGAATCGCCCACTAAGGCACGCACCATTCGGAATTTTTTGCCTGCTGGATATCGAGTAGAGGCATCAATGGGGCATGTGCGCGATTTGCCACAATCAGCTAGTGATATTCCTGCCGAGCTAAAGGGTACGGAGTGGGCAAAGCTCGGCGTAAATGTTGATGCTGACTTTGAGCCGCTATACATCGTCCCAGATGACAAAAAAAAGATAGTCCGTGAACTTAAGTCAGCGCTAAAAGGTGTCAAAGAGCTCATTCTAGCGACTGACGAAGACCGTGAAGGCGAAAGTATTTCTTGGCATTTGTTGCAAATCTTGCAGCCGAAAGTACCGATTAAGCGCATGGTTTTCCATGAGATTACCTCCGAGGCGATCAAAGCGGCGCTAAAAGATTGCCGCCAGATCGACGATCGCTTAGTCCATGCCCAAGAAACCCGCCGTATTCTCGATCGCCTTGTGGGTTACACACTTTCGCCTTTGCTTTGGAAAAAAATTGCATGGGGCTTGTCAGCGGGACGAGTACAGTCCGTAGCTGTGCGTGTGATCGTCAACCGCGAACGCGAACGCCGCGCTTTTAAATCTGGGAGTTATTGGGACTTGAAAGCAAATCTATTTGCGCCAAAACAAGAATTTCCTGTGCAGCTAGTCTCAGTTGGCGGCGTGAATGTTGCCACTGGTAAAGATTTTGATGAAGCGACGGGCAAAATCGCCAAAGGACGTAAAGTTTTATTGTTGGATGAAGCGGCTGCGATCGCACTGCAACAGAAACTAAATGGCAAAGTCTGGTCGGTGAGCAATCTTGATGAACGTCCGACCACCCGCAAGCCTTCACCACCTTTTACTACATCAACATTGCAACAAGAAGCTAACCGTAAACTGCGCTTGTCGGCAAGGGATTCGATGCGTGTAGCTCAAGCTTTATACGAGCAAGGCTTCATTACCTATATGCGTACTGACTCAGTGCATCTGTCCCAACAGGCGATCACGGCGGCGCGTCAATGCGTGACTAGCATGTATGGTAATAACTTCTTGAGCAAAGAGCCACGCCAATATGTGACCAAATCCAAGGGCGCACAGGAAGCCCATGAAGCAATCCGTCCCGCAGGCGCAACTTTCCGCACTCCGCAAGAAACAGGACTGTCAGGGCGCGAGTTAGCCCTCTATGACCTGATTTGGAAGCGTACTGTTGCCTCACAGATGGAAGATGCACGCCTGACGATGCTTAGTGTGCAATTGACCGTTGAGGATGCTTTATTCCGCGCATCGGGTAAGCGTATTGATTTCGCAGGATTTTTCCGTGCCTATGTGGAAGGCTCTGATGATCCCGATGCAGCGCTAGAAGAAAAAGAGGTAATGTTGCCTCCGCTCAAAGTTGGGGATCATCCAGTCTGCCGTGAATTAAATACGGTCGGACATGAAACTCAACCACCTGCAAGGTTTACCGAAGCTGCCCTTGTGAAGATGCTCGAAAGTGAAGGCATTGGTCGCCCCAGTACCTACGCCAGCATTATTGGCACGATCTGCGATCGCGGCTATGTACAGCTTGTAAATAATACGCTCATTCCTAGCTTTACCGCTTTTGCTGTCACTAGTTTATTAGAGGAGCATTTTCCCAATCTCGTTGATCCTAGTTTCACTTCCAAAATGGAACAAACCCTCGATGACATTTCCACAGGAAGTGTGGAATGGTTGCCATACCTCAAGAAATTTTACTCAGGAGAACAGGGCTTAAGCGGACAGGTGAAGTCTCGCGATAGCTTAATTGATGGTGAATCCGCAAGAACGGTGCGTCTGGAAGGTTTAGATGATGATGTCAAGGTTAAAATCGGTAAGTTCGGCGCATATATCCAAGTTGGAGAAGGCGATCGCACAGTTAATTCCTCCATTCCTCAAAACTTGACTCCTTCTGATCTAGTTCCCGAAAAAATCGAACTTCTGCTCAAGCAGAAGCTCGAAGGCCCTGATCAAGTTGGTATTCATCCAGAACTGAATGAGCCAATCTTCATGATGATGGGTCAATATGGCCCCTATGTACAGCTAGGTCAAGCTACAGATGCTGTGCCTAAACCTAAACGGGCTTCATTGCCCAAGGGAATGCAGCCCGAAAATGTCACCGTCGATATTGCGGTCAAGTTACTAGCTTTGCCTCGCACTTTGGGCGCACATCCTGAAACTGGTAATCGTGTTTTTGTGAATACGGGTAGATTTGGCCCCTATGTTTGTCATACCAAAGGGAACGGCGACAAGGACGACAATCGATCGCTAAAGTCCACTGATGATCCCTACACGATCACCTTTGAACGCGGCTTAGAGTTGCTCGCCCAGCCCAAGACTCTACGTGGAGCCGCTGCCGCCAAGGTCTTGAAATCCCTCGGCAAACATCCCGATGATAGTGAAGCGATCGAGATTCTCGATGGTAAGTATGGCGCATATGTGAAGCATGGCAAGGTGAATGTGTCGCTAACTAAGGAGCAAACTGTGGAAGGTCTGACCTTAGAAGAGGCGCTGTCGATGTTGGCAAGTAAGTCTGGCAAAAGTACTAGTAAGCGTACTAAGTCTGCTTCTAGCGAAACCAAGAAGGCCACCACTAAAAAGACCACCACAAAATCCACAGCGACTAAAGCCGCAACGACCAAAACTGCCGCGAAAACGACTAAAAAGACGACAACGAAAAAGGCTGCTGCAACTAAGTAA
- a CDS encoding DUF4760 domain-containing protein codes for MKSQIPDKSFPPNQLKNGNHYFKYLLHFLNERLIRSIHFDLGLQFLVSIVFTVVFIYIGQIVISTLNPKDKIISNPVLSILKAGVGFGKNHDNAISNQILQKEQILSDKKESFGFIVSAVAIAGLFTTAKSIHDRNHQERLTRAASFATEWYSSEMKESTLKIRQYTSKKLEELEEIRKINKDGNNNKIGAVKVLMDLKNKNPSALKNIQKNIHRSFESTGKYYELKDHLTQILTFFENMSLDVRLGVADEEYLKELFFSVVIKYYELFNCYLNSAREKHGSLAYCNFVTLAHRWEQSLIYPDTPSGCPPVLDEQAFFVVSKEEDNIRLESYKEEDNIRLEFYKGEDTT; via the coding sequence ATGAAATCTCAAATACCAGACAAGTCTTTTCCTCCAAATCAATTAAAGAATGGCAATCATTATTTCAAGTATTTGCTACACTTTTTGAATGAAAGATTGATAAGATCTATACATTTTGATCTGGGGTTACAGTTTTTAGTATCTATAGTTTTTACTGTGGTTTTTATTTATATAGGACAAATCGTAATATCTACATTGAATCCTAAAGATAAAATTATTTCAAATCCTGTATTGAGCATATTAAAAGCTGGAGTTGGTTTCGGCAAAAATCATGACAATGCTATCAGTAATCAGATTTTACAGAAGGAACAAATCTTAAGTGACAAAAAAGAATCATTTGGCTTTATTGTGTCTGCCGTGGCAATAGCAGGATTATTTACAACAGCTAAAAGTATACATGACCGTAACCATCAAGAAAGACTGACAAGGGCAGCCTCTTTTGCTACAGAATGGTATAGCTCCGAGATGAAAGAGTCAACACTAAAAATTAGACAATATACAAGTAAGAAACTTGAAGAACTTGAAGAAATTAGAAAGATTAATAAAGATGGTAATAACAATAAAATAGGTGCAGTAAAGGTGTTAATGGATTTGAAGAATAAGAATCCTAGTGCATTAAAAAATATCCAAAAAAATATACACAGATCTTTTGAGTCAACAGGAAAATATTATGAATTGAAAGACCACTTAACTCAAATATTAACTTTTTTTGAAAATATGAGTCTAGATGTCAGGCTTGGGGTTGCTGACGAGGAATATTTAAAAGAGCTGTTTTTCTCGGTCGTGATTAAGTATTATGAACTATTCAATTGCTACTTAAATAGTGCAAGAGAGAAGCATGGTTCACTAGCCTACTGCAATTTTGTAACTCTTGCTCATCGATGGGAACAATCTCTCATCTATCCTGATACTCCATCTGGTTGTCCACCAGTTCTTGATGAGCAAGCTTTTTTTGTGGTCTCTAAAGAAGAAGATAATATAAGACTAGAATCTTATAAAGAAGAAGATAATATAAGACTAGAATTTTACAAAGGAGAAGATACTACGTAG
- a CDS encoding nuclease A inhibitor family protein: protein MTSKEITDRITKLSEGLLFPSESEYPLEPFTWKSATLNRKTILTQAGKPTKTPIEAIALEDFFAPVVTDEDWFEDEDREIAQRFRDLQAAIATLENVQVFRLGKIEIDVYIVGAIGRDLVGLKTRVIET from the coding sequence ATGACTTCCAAAGAAATCACCGATCGCATCACTAAACTCTCCGAAGGTTTGCTATTCCCAAGCGAGTCCGAATATCCCCTAGAACCTTTCACTTGGAAATCGGCAACCCTCAACCGTAAAACTATCCTGACTCAAGCGGGTAAACCCACGAAAACGCCCATCGAAGCGATCGCCTTAGAAGATTTCTTTGCGCCCGTTGTCACCGATGAAGATTGGTTTGAAGATGAAGATCGAGAGATCGCGCAAAGGTTTCGCGATCTCCAAGCTGCGATCGCCACATTAGAAAATGTCCAAGTATTTCGCCTTGGCAAAATCGAGATCGATGTTTATATCGTTGGTGCGATCGGGCGAGATCTAGTGGGCTTAAAAACTAGAGTTATTGAAACCTAA
- a CDS encoding DNA/RNA non-specific endonuclease — translation MRSPLALLLTALLVIGFSQTTTLAIDRAHAQSEQTLDNNVTNKVTPTTVPIQANPAHTLDNDYGNPNLKAGNPSKAKPDVANADNYLMLKPEYVLSYSKSRNIANWASWQLNKSWMGEAKRQNNFRPDPALPKGWYRVVTTNYGGSGFDRGHLVNSEDRGQSVEVNSSTFLMTNIVPQAPDNNQGGWEKLESYSRKLANQGKELYIIAGGFGTGGEGSNGVVSQLKGKVSVPETMWKVILVLDDPTKGLAGVTASTRTIAVLMPNKQGRNNKWQDFCVSVDDVEKLTGYDFFSNVPPDIQEQIESKKGC, via the coding sequence ATGCGATCGCCACTAGCCTTATTGCTGACGGCTTTACTGGTTATCGGTTTTAGCCAAACTACTACACTAGCCATAGACCGAGCTCACGCACAATCAGAGCAAACGCTTGACAACAATGTCACCAATAAAGTAACACCAACCACAGTCCCTATTCAGGCAAACCCCGCACATACGCTTGACAATGACTATGGCAATCCAAATTTAAAAGCGGGAAACCCTAGCAAAGCAAAGCCTGACGTTGCTAATGCCGATAACTATTTGATGCTCAAGCCTGAGTATGTGCTGAGCTATAGCAAAAGTCGCAACATAGCAAACTGGGCTTCATGGCAATTAAATAAATCATGGATGGGTGAGGCAAAGCGTCAAAACAATTTTCGTCCTGATCCAGCTTTACCTAAGGGATGGTATCGGGTAGTAACTACTAACTATGGCGGATCAGGGTTCGATCGCGGTCATCTCGTTAATTCTGAAGATCGCGGTCAATCGGTGGAGGTTAACTCCTCGACTTTTTTGATGACGAACATCGTGCCTCAAGCACCCGATAACAACCAAGGCGGATGGGAAAAGTTAGAAAGCTACAGTCGTAAGTTAGCTAATCAAGGCAAAGAGCTTTATATCATCGCTGGTGGCTTTGGCACTGGTGGAGAAGGCAGCAATGGTGTTGTTTCTCAGTTGAAGGGCAAAGTCTCTGTGCCTGAAACCATGTGGAAAGTGATCTTGGTTCTCGACGATCCCACCAAAGGTTTGGCAGGTGTAACCGCTAGTACGAGAACGATCGCTGTGCTTATGCCGAACAAGCAAGGACGCAACAATAAGTGGCAAGATTTTTGCGTATCGGTTGATGATGTTGAAAAATTAACAGGCTACGACTTCTTTTCCAATGTGCCGCCCGATATTCAAGAGCAAATTGAGTCAAAGAAAGGCTGTTAG
- a CDS encoding tetratricopeptide repeat protein: MSIIIIESIQAQTSQNSQAEATRLLRQGNQLYQASLYRDAIQTWQLALEIYRTIKDRKGEATILNNLGTAYENFGQYQKAIDFYQQSLAITTQISDRKGEAMALSNLGGAYDSLGQYQKAIELYQQALAIQKQIGHRYGEATSLNNLGLAYNNIGQYQKAIEFYQQALATQKKIDDLEGESISLNNLGLASDNLGQYQKAIVFYQQSLAIKKQIGDRNGEARSLNNLGAIYKNLGQYQKAIDFYQQSLAIKKQIGDRDGEATSLNNLGLVYDYLGQYQKALDFYRQSVAIAKQIGESSIEARSLNNLGAAYERLGQYQKAIDFYGQALEMQEKIGDRQGEAKSINNLGVVYKNLRQYQRAIDLHQQSLAIKKQIGDRQGEATSLNNLGVDFNQLGQTEISILFYKQSVNVFESIRQSLKGLREEEQQSFTNTIASSYRNLADLLLKQGRIMEALQILDLLKVQELEEYFKNIKGSDRSAQGVRLLEPEKAISDKLLAVSLDNSKEINSQLAKQIQQLPKSEINKVPEYLQKIPQGTALLYPLILGDRIEIILFSPNTIPISRTVRISQKELETLVIDFRAGLLDSGSEDVKEPAAKLYKLLIKPIEAELTQAKVTTILYAPDGILRYIPLAAIYDGKQWLAEKYRISNLIAYSLFDFAPNLKTQPNILAGAFGGKANEKKFGQIGLPATLIEVQAIANSFQNSVTLIEDQFSRQAIEAKFKNHNILHLATHAKFNVGVPDNSFIIFGNGDKIRLNEISDWQIPNIDLIILSACQTGIGKLGDGVEVLGFGYQVQKAGAKNAIASLWSVNDEGTQALMEAFYSELKKGDISPTEALHRAQVALIKSPKYNHPNYWSAFFAIGNGL; this comes from the coding sequence ATGTCCATCATAATCATTGAAAGTATCCAAGCTCAAACATCGCAAAACTCCCAAGCAGAAGCAACTCGACTATTAAGGCAAGGAAATCAGTTATATCAAGCCAGTCTGTATAGAGACGCTATTCAAACATGGCAGCTAGCTTTAGAAATCTATCGCACTATCAAAGATCGTAAAGGCGAAGCAACTATACTCAATAATTTAGGTACTGCCTACGAAAACTTTGGACAATATCAGAAAGCAATTGATTTCTATCAACAATCTCTAGCGATCACAACCCAAATCAGCGATCGCAAAGGGGAGGCAATGGCACTCAGTAATTTAGGTGGCGCATACGATAGTCTTGGACAGTACCAGAAAGCGATAGAACTCTATCAGCAAGCCTTAGCAATCCAAAAGCAAATTGGTCATCGCTATGGAGAAGCAACGTCACTCAATAATTTGGGATTAGCTTATAACAATATTGGGCAGTACCAGAAAGCAATTGAATTCTATCAGCAAGCCTTAGCAACTCAAAAGAAAATCGACGATCTCGAAGGGGAATCAATATCACTCAATAATTTAGGACTTGCGTCCGACAATCTTGGACAGTACCAAAAAGCCATTGTTTTCTATCAACAATCCTTAGCAATTAAAAAGCAAATCGGCGATCGCAATGGAGAGGCAAGATCACTCAATAATTTGGGAGCTATATACAAAAATCTTGGGCAATACCAGAAAGCAATAGACTTCTATCAGCAATCCTTAGCGATCAAAAAGCAAATTGGTGATCGCGATGGTGAAGCAACGTCACTCAATAATCTGGGACTTGTATATGACTATCTGGGACAGTACCAAAAGGCGCTTGATTTTTATCGGCAGTCCGTAGCGATCGCCAAGCAAATCGGTGAGAGCAGTATTGAAGCAAGATCACTCAATAATTTGGGTGCAGCATATGAAAGGCTTGGACAATATCAAAAGGCAATTGACTTCTATGGACAAGCTTTAGAAATGCAGGAGAAAATCGGTGATCGCCAAGGCGAGGCTAAGTCAATTAATAATTTGGGTGTTGTCTACAAAAATCTTAGACAGTATCAAAGAGCAATTGATTTACATCAGCAGTCCTTGGCAATCAAAAAACAAATTGGCGATCGCCAAGGTGAGGCAACATCACTCAATAATTTGGGTGTTGATTTTAATCAGCTTGGTCAGACTGAAATCTCGATTCTCTTTTATAAGCAATCTGTTAATGTATTTGAGTCTATTCGCCAAAGTCTCAAAGGTCTTAGAGAAGAAGAACAGCAATCTTTTACCAATACCATTGCAAGTAGCTATCGAAACCTTGCGGATCTCCTTCTCAAGCAAGGTCGCATCATGGAAGCTCTGCAAATCCTCGATCTTCTCAAAGTCCAAGAACTTGAAGAATATTTCAAAAATATCAAAGGTAGTGACAGATCGGCTCAAGGTGTCCGACTTTTAGAACCAGAGAAAGCGATTAGCGATAAATTGTTAGCGGTTAGCTTAGACAATAGCAAAGAAATCAATAGTCAACTTGCTAAACAGATTCAACAACTTCCCAAATCAGAAATCAACAAAGTACCCGAATATCTCCAAAAAATTCCTCAAGGAACAGCTTTACTTTATCCCTTGATTTTAGGCGATCGCATAGAAATCATCCTCTTCTCACCCAACACCATCCCCATCAGCCGCACCGTCAGAATCTCGCAAAAAGAACTAGAAACCCTAGTGATTGATTTTAGAGCGGGTCTCCTTGATTCTGGCTCTGAAGATGTCAAAGAACCTGCGGCAAAACTATACAAATTACTGATTAAACCCATCGAAGCCGAACTCACCCAAGCCAAAGTCACCACAATCCTCTACGCACCCGATGGCATCTTGCGCTATATTCCCCTTGCAGCAATCTATGACGGCAAACAATGGCTAGCAGAGAAATACCGCATTAGTAACCTGATCGCCTACAGCCTCTTCGACTTTGCCCCAAATCTAAAAACTCAACCCAACATCCTCGCAGGAGCATTTGGCGGCAAGGCTAACGAGAAAAAGTTTGGACAAATTGGATTACCTGCCACACTTATAGAAGTTCAAGCGATCGCAAATTCATTTCAAAACTCAGTCACCCTCATCGAAGATCAATTTAGCCGCCAAGCGATCGAAGCCAAATTCAAAAATCATAATATTCTCCATCTTGCCACCCATGCGAAATTTAATGTTGGTGTACCAGACAACTCTTTCATCATTTTTGGTAATGGTGACAAAATTCGATTAAACGAAATTAGCGATTGGCAAATCCCAAATATAGACCTGATCATTCTTAGTGCCTGTCAGACAGGAATAGGCAAACTCGGTGATGGTGTAGAGGTTTTAGGTTTTGGTTATCAAGTCCAAAAAGCAGGAGCAAAAAATGCGATCGCCTCGCTTTGGTCAGTCAATGATGAAGGTACTCAAGCGTTAATGGAAGCATTTTATAGCGAACTCAAAAAAGGCGATATCTCACCCACTGAGGCTTTACATAGAGCGCAAGTTGCTCTGATTAAATCTCCAAAATACAATCATCCTAATTATTGGTCAGCATTTTTTGCGATCGGCAATGGGCTGTAG